The Microbulbifer sp. YPW1 genome contains the following window.
CCTCTATTAACGACAAAGCTTACGAAGCAAATCTGCTTTGATTGAAGCAAGGGGCCTGGTGTTTGTTTTTGAAAGCGTCGGCGACAGGGATGTCGCCGACGCAGCGTACATGGACGTATTGAAGGGGGGCGCCTAGCCCGGTTTCAAAAACAAACACCAGGCCCCTTGCGCCACCATTCCAGCTAAAAAAGAAAATCCACAGGGCGCAAGTCAGTCCACATCCCGCCCGCGACCAGCGCGCAACAATTCAAACCACGCCTCCCGATCGAGTTCCATTTCCAGTGCCGCCAGTGCAGCAACCAACCGCTCCGGATTACCACTTCCCAACACCGGAACCATATCTGAAGGGTGTTTCAACAGCCACGCCAATGCCAATTGCATGGCACCCACCTCGGGGGCCAGCCCGCGGGATTCGCACACACGACGCAATTCCGCCTGCACCCGCAACGCATCCTCGTCGTTGCCGGTGAACAGACGACCACCGGCAAAAGGCGACCACGCCATGGGCAGGAGCTTGTGTTGCTGACAGTAATCCAGCTGCCCGTCGAACATCGGCTGCGAATACAGCAATGACACCTCGATCTGGTTCACCGCCAGAGGGATCGACAGGCGGGACTGCAGAAGGTCGGTCTGGTGCGGCAGGAAATTGGAAACCCCGAGGTGCTTCACCTTGCCCTCAGCCACCAGCTGCTCAAGGACCAGCGCCAGCGCATCCGCATCCATCAGCGGATCCGGGCGGTGCAGCAACAACAGATCCATCTGCTCGATGCCCATATCCCGCAGGCTGGTCTCCACGGCACTGCGCACATGCGCCGCGCTGGTGTCGTAGTGATTGATACGCGCGCCGGACATTTCCCCGGCAAGGCGGATACTGCATTTGCTCACAATCTCCATGCGCTCGCGCAATTGCGGATTGTGCTTCAGCGCCGCGCCAAACGCCTGCTCGCAGCGGTAGTCCCCGTAAATATCTGCCAGGTCGAATGTGGTCACCCCGAGATCCAGCATCTGCTCGAACAGACGCACGCTTTCCGAGGGGGCGTAGTTCCAGTCGGTCAGCCGCCAGAGGCCAAACGCGATGCGGGACAGGGAAAGGTCGGGGGCGAGAGAAGAGGTAACGCGTTGCATGATAATCCGCCGGTTCAACAATGAATCGGCGGAT
Protein-coding sequences here:
- a CDS encoding aldo/keto reductase family oxidoreductase; translation: MQRVTSSLAPDLSLSRIAFGLWRLTDWNYAPSESVRLFEQMLDLGVTTFDLADIYGDYRCEQAFGAALKHNPQLRERMEIVSKCSIRLAGEMSGARINHYDTSAAHVRSAVETSLRDMGIEQMDLLLLHRPDPLMDADALALVLEQLVAEGKVKHLGVSNFLPHQTDLLQSRLSIPLAVNQIEVSLLYSQPMFDGQLDYCQQHKLLPMAWSPFAGGRLFTGNDEDALRVQAELRRVCESRGLAPEVGAMQLALAWLLKHPSDMVPVLGSGNPERLVAALAALEMELDREAWFELLRAGRGRDVD